A genomic segment from Cytophagales bacterium encodes:
- the rplD gene encoding 50S ribosomal protein L4, whose protein sequence is MQLPVLKISGKEAGRNVTLSKSVFDIEPNDHAVYLDVRLYRANQRQGNSKTKQRSEIKGSTRKIKKQKGTGTARAGSIKSPIFRGGGTAFGPQPRDYGFKLNKKMVRLAKKSVFSHKAKEKSIAVIEEFKMDEPKTGEYMKILDNLSLADKKTLLILPENNGNICLSGRNLQKAKITTVNELNTYDLLNADNLLISESSLKKIEEKLK, encoded by the coding sequence ATGCAGTTGCCGGTTTTAAAAATATCAGGAAAAGAAGCAGGCAGAAATGTCACGCTGTCCAAGTCCGTTTTTGACATTGAGCCAAACGATCATGCCGTTTATTTAGATGTAAGGCTATACCGTGCTAATCAAAGGCAGGGAAATAGTAAGACCAAGCAGCGCAGTGAGATTAAAGGTTCTACAAGAAAGATAAAGAAACAAAAAGGGACAGGAACGGCCCGTGCAGGAAGCATCAAATCGCCCATATTCAGGGGTGGCGGCACGGCATTTGGACCTCAACCACGCGATTACGGCTTTAAGCTCAATAAAAAAATGGTAAGATTGGCAAAAAAGTCTGTGTTTTCACATAAAGCGAAAGAAAAATCAATAGCTGTGATTGAGGAATTTAAAATGGATGAGCCAAAAACAGGAGAGTACATGAAAATTCTTGACAACTTATCGTTAGCAGATAAAAAAACCTTACTAATATTACCAGAGAACAATGGCAATATTTGTCTCTCTGGCAGAAATTTACAAAAGGCAAAAATAACTACAGTGAATGAACTTAATACTTATGATCTGCTTAATGCAGACAATTTATTGATCAGTGAAAGCTCTTTAAAGAAAATTGAAGAAAAATTAAAGTAA